The genomic stretch CAAGCGTTCGGAGTATTGTCAGACCCGTTTGCGAATGCCGCGGAGGTTGGACTTGGAGGAGTATTGGAAATAGGGGTCTTATGAGTCAGTATACCTAAGGAATACACATCGATCAAAAACCAATCCTTAGCAGGTTTGATCGTGTTATAAGTTCCCACCAAATACTTATCCGGTTGTCCCAGATTCGTTCCAACAGGCGCATTGGCAGAAAGAACTCCGTTCGGACCACTTTGGCTACCTACTAGTTTATAACCTAGAAGATGGATATTGAAAGTATCATGGTCGAACATCAAACGAGCTCCGTCATAGGAAAGACCGTTGACCGTCCAGTTCGCTCCACCGATCATCCTTTGGTCCCCATAAGAAATGATCTGACGACCAATTTGCAATTTAGCATCCAGAGGAAGTTTCTTCAACATGAACCATGCTTCACGAAGAGTAGTCAAGCCGGCAGGGTTGATGGAACTTTGACCGGCAGTGACAGTAGTCGCAGTGCCAGCGAAAGTGTTTGCGCGAACGTCTCCAGGAGAAGCAGGAGTTTCACCACCCCACACTCTTGCGTCTTGGATATTGACTTTCATAGAGAAATAAGGACTTGGATCTATAATGAAGAACAATTGAGAAGTTTGCATGATCCGAGAGATATCACCCTTGTTCGCTTTGTCGAAGGCGAGATTTTCTCTGTCTTCGAAGCGAGGACGGATGTATGCGCCCACACGGACCCAATCGTTCAGCCATGCTTTCTTACGAGTAGCTACCTTTCTAGATAACTCCGGTTCAAGTAGCATGGATCTGTTATAGTCAGGGGTAAGGCCACCTGCCCTCATAGGAGAAACATATTTGTTCTCCTCTTCCTCTTCAGGTGTTGGAGTGGCAGCGGGAGCTGGTGTAGCAGCAGCAGGCGCTGCAACAGTTGTCCCTGCAGTCGGAGCAGGAGCCGGCGCAGCCGGTTTGTCTTGTCCGAAAACTCCTATTGAGGGAATGAGATAAATCATACCGAAAAAGGAAATCCACTTAAGAGAAGATCTCGTCGGCTCGATCGTTCTATTCTTTAACAAGTCGAGAACTTTCATATTCTTCCTCCAGTTTCATTTAAACCGGGTGTTTGTCCGGTTTTGTATGTTGATCGCCGCAATTAGGCGATAGCTCTTATTGCTTTTTCACTTAACAACAAATCCATCCGACTTCGATAGAAGCCGGACGGACCTTGCCATTCTTTCAAAGATGATTAAGTTAACTTTGAAACGAGTGGATTACACTCCGAGAACTGTCTTCACTAAGTAGTAGTATAGAGGGATTCCCGCAATGATGTTGATCGGGAATACGATCGATAGAGCTACAGTGAGATAGATACTTGGATTTGCTTCAGGGATGGATCCTTTCATTGCAGCAGGAACTGCGATGTAAGAAGCGGAAGCGCAAAGGACCACGAACATAAATGCGTCGCCTAAAGGCATTCCGATAATCTTAACCAAAACTAATCCTAAGGTTGCGTTAAGCGCCATGAGGAAAAGAGCGGCAACGATCAAGAAAGAACCTACACTCTTCAATTCTTTGAAGCGTTTCGCAGCGGAAATACCCATGTCCAAAAGGAACAGAGTTAAGATCCCTTGGAAAAGGTTCTCAGAGAAAGGAGATTCTTTTTTCCATCCGGATTCACCAGTAAAGTAACCAACGATTAGGGAACCTAATAGTAAGTAGATGGAATATCCGAAGAATGCTTCGTGAAGTAAGTGCTTCCAAGAGAAGCCCTTGCCACTGCCAGTACCTTCCGCTTTAGTGCGACCGATTCTGTCTAGAATAACCGCTACTACAATAGCAGGCGATTCCATTAGAGCCATACCGGCAACGATGAATCCGCCAAATTCTTGTCCAACGTTATGAAGGAAAGCTCCTGCAGTAACGAAGGTAACTGCACTAATGGATCCAAAGGAACCAGCAAGTGCGGCGGCATTCGGACGATCTAGTTTGATTTTGAGTATAAAATACGCGTAAACCGGAACCAGCATCGCCATAAACATACAGCCTAAGAGAACATAGAGGTGTTCTTCGCTGAATGGAGTTTTGAAAAGCTCGTGTCCACCCTTGAACCCGATGGAGAACAAAAGAAACATAGAGAAGAACTTTCCAATTTGATCTGGAACAACCAGATCCGATTTAAAAAGAACTACTCCCATCCCCAGGAAGAAAAACAAAACCGGGGGGTTTAGGACGTTCTCCACAACGGCATGAATATCCATACAATCTCCTTTAAGATTCTCGAATACCGATTCTCAAGCTCGTCTTTCTCTACTTGGAGTCCGATCGAGGCCGATTCTTTTTATTCGAGAAGGAATATTATAATACAAGACCTTCCAAACTTATAAAATTGGACACCAAAAAATACGACAGATTGTAAAAAATTATAGAAACTAAACGCATTTTAGGAGACGGCCCAAATTTTCAGCACCAAACCTTCGACTTTGGGTTGGCTATGCCAGCATGTCATTATTCCCATGCATTAAATCACGAAAAACTCGCAAATCTGGTGTTCTGAATGGTGATTCACAAGAAAAATTTGTAAATAACGAATTGATATATATCTAAACTTAAATCAAAGTTTTAAATTTTGGAATAACGGAGATAATTAGAATCTGTTTCAGTTCCAAGATTATAAGTTTAGATTCGAAAACATAAATTAGGATTTCGACTTAGAACTTTGAACGCTTCTCGTTTTCACATTCCGAATCGTTAAAAAAGAAGATGACTCAAACAAAAAAGCTGGTATCCTCTTTGCGGACGATTTTTCTGGAATATTAGAATAAATGGGGCATTTTCACGACAAAATTCGTAGGTTATTCTCTCCCTTCTCCAGAATAGCAGTCCCTGGGCCCTACCTCATTTTGCTGGTCTCGTTGTTCTTTGGGGAAGGAATCTTTGCTTCTCCTAGTTTGCCGGGACCGGATGTAATCCGTCTCTCCTCTTCTTCTCCTGTAGAGAATATCAGCTCTAAAATGGAATATAGGTATCGAGGATACCAATACCAGCATTGCAAGCCTGAGACGATTGCGCTTCTTCACCAATTGGAATGGCATCATAATTCCGGAAATGTGCTCAGAGTCCGTAGGAACTCCTCCGGAAACTGGCTTCGTTTTAAGCTCGCGAATGAAGGAAATGATCCTCTCAGTCGAACTCTCGCCCTTCTTTGGCTAAATGTTCCGGACGCGGAACTCTGCTCTGTTGATTCGAAAGGAAAATACGAGGCAGGGTTTGCTGGTTACGACTCTGATCCTGTTTGGGATGATTTTATTTCTCCTCTTCCTCATTTTAATATCCGGTTGGAACCAAAGGAAGAACGAACCTTTTATCTATATGTGTTATCAAACGAGGATATCAATTATCCGGTCCGGCTTTTGTCGGAAGATGATTATATGGTTATCGTTCGATTGCGTTCCGTGCTTTTTCTGGCGGTAGGATTCGTTTTGACTTTGGCGATCGGATTTAACGTTTTCTTTTACATTAGATCCAAAAAACTTTTATTCTTAAGTCTTTTACTACATTTGACTTCGGTTGCAGCTACTTTATATTTTCTGCATGGAAAAGAGTTCGCTTCTATCGCGGGGAATGCGAACAATTTATTCCGCCACAATTACTTCCTTTTCTTGGGGATTACTCACTTTGCTTTCTTCTTGTATATGGCTTCTTGGAGTAAGGAAGGAACTGGAGTCATCTATAGATCTCCTCTATTTTGGTTAGTCTGCTTTACCGGAGTTCTTTATCCGTTGATCCCTCTTTACCAATTCTGGTATGATCATCGGATTTTGGTTCTCGTACTAAATTACGGTTTTATGTTATTCTACTTCGGGAAGACTCATGTTTCTTCTCTTAGGCATAATACTCTCTATGAGATGTTCTTTATTTCCGTCTGGGGAATCTTCCTTCTTCTGGATCTGTACAAGACTATTTTCCATTTCGATTTCTATCCGTACAATCGGATCGCAGTCTATGGAGTTCTTTATTATTTGCCCGCTCTTACTGTCTTCGTATCCTTATTGTCTAGAGAGATCTTAAGAAGAAGAGAAGAAGAAGTTTCGTCCAAAAAGACTCATCTTTCTTCTTTGGATGTGAATGACTTTGTGAAAAAGATAGGCGCTCTTTTAGAGAAAGATAAGATCTATCTGACCAAGTCTTTGAAAGAAGAGAATATGGCCAAGGAACTTGGGATTACCATTCATCAGCTTTCCGAATTGATCAATACTGAATTCAAGACGAATTTTCCTTCTCTCATTAATCAATATAGAGTGGAAGAAGCAAAAGGTCTTCTGAAACAATTTCCGAATGAGAATACTACCGAGATTGGAGCGAAAGCTGGTTTTAGTTCCAGATCTGCATTCTATCTGGAATTCAAAAAGATCACTGGTACGAATCCGAATTCGTACCGAAAAGAAAATTTAAAAGAAAGAACCGCGAACTAAGATCTGCTGATCAGGCGTTGATCCTGAAGTAGATCACATCTCCATCTTGGACGATATATTCCTTACCTTCGATCCGAAGCTTTCCTTCTTCTTTTACCTTGGTTGGATTGCCTGTTCGATCCAAGTCTTCGAATTTCATTACCTCTGCGCGAATAAATGCCTTCTCGAAATCGGAATGGATTACCGAAGCGGCGACTGGGCCTGTGCTTCCCACTCCTGTGGTCCAAGCTCTTGCTTCTTGTTCTCCCGCAGTGAAAAATGTAACGAGTCCAAGTAGTTTGTAAGCGGCCTGGATCATTCTATCCAACCCACTTCTTGTCTCTCCGATTTCCGCTAAGAATTCGGTTTGCTCTTCTCTACTTAATCCTGAGATCTCTTCTTCGAATTTTCCGCAGAGAGTGACGACTTCGGCTCCTTCTTCTTTTGCCATTTTGCGAATAGCATCTACCAAAGGATTTTCTTTTGCGATTGCAGCCTTGTCAGTGATGTTTGCAACATATAGAACCGGTTTCGCCGTGATCAGGTTGAAGGTCTTTACCAGTTTTTGTTCTTCTGGTTTGATCTCTGCGAGTCTCGCAGGTTTTCCTTCTTTTAAGACTGCTATGATCTTTTCTAATAGATTGTATGCCTCTTGCGCTTCTTTGTTTCCGCCTTTGGCATTTCTTGCGATCTTTTGGTATTGCTTCTCTGCAGAATCCAGGTCTGCGAGGACCAATTCCATCGTAACTACTTGTGCATCGTCGACCGGATTGATCTTACCGTGGACGTGAGTGATATTATCGTCTTCGAATGCTCGGACCACATGGCAGATCGCATCCACTTCTCGGATATGAGATAAGAATTTATTTCCTAAACCTTCTCCCTGGCTGGCACCTTTTACAAGGCCTGCAATATCCACGAATTCCATAATTGCAGGAACAGTTTTCTGAGGTTGATAGAGCTCAGTAAGTCTTTCGAGTCTTGTGTCCGGAACTTCAACGATTCCCTTGTTCGGTTCTATTGTGCAGAACGGATAGTTCTGCATTTCGGCACCGGCCTTGGTTAACGCATTAAATATGGTGGATTTTCCCACGTTGGGTAGACCTACGATTCCGCAATTCAAGCTCATAAAGTCAATTTTTGAGAAGTTTGGAATCTGTAAA from Leptospira semungkisensis encodes the following:
- a CDS encoding alginate export family protein, which translates into the protein MKVLDLLKNRTIEPTRSSLKWISFFGMIYLIPSIGVFGQDKPAAPAPAPTAGTTVAAPAAATPAPAATPTPEEEEENKYVSPMRAGGLTPDYNRSMLLEPELSRKVATRKKAWLNDWVRVGAYIRPRFEDRENLAFDKANKGDISRIMQTSQLFFIIDPSPYFSMKVNIQDARVWGGETPASPGDVRANTFAGTATTVTAGQSSINPAGLTTLREAWFMLKKLPLDAKLQIGRQIISYGDQRMIGGANWTVNGLSYDGARLMFDHDTFNIHLLGYKLVGSQSGPNGVLSANAPVGTNLGQPDKYLVGTYNTIKPAKDWFLIDVYSLGILTHKTPISNTPPSPTSAAFANGSDNTPNAWNKQQDNLITTGFRITNRTDRNNLPKDGPWGGFDWTLEAAFQSGSTGTRVDNLVGGQDITTTATIDGTTYTQSLGGTKNQKYTGQFYVFQTGYTFAQKLRLGLQWTYASGDGNRQDGSNGTFQTLTNPRFGVIPYFNNVAGLSENIDTKNLRSFTVNASYKTDSFGTFYFSYFINNKAMVQDSWYAINGTSSATGNVSTEANNGSTTHYLAKLGRNIYNEFDIGWNYTLNDYCSLWLGAGFLTAGDAVKNARNALYTYSVNNTTGAVTLTPTAVLNNISTPSVYGPAGAASQARMFYLQVNAVF
- a CDS encoding sodium-dependent bicarbonate transport family permease, translating into MDIHAVVENVLNPPVLFFFLGMGVVLFKSDLVVPDQIGKFFSMFLLFSIGFKGGHELFKTPFSEEHLYVLLGCMFMAMLVPVYAYFILKIKLDRPNAAALAGSFGSISAVTFVTAGAFLHNVGQEFGGFIVAGMALMESPAIVVAVILDRIGRTKAEGTGSGKGFSWKHLLHEAFFGYSIYLLLGSLIVGYFTGESGWKKESPFSENLFQGILTLFLLDMGISAAKRFKELKSVGSFLIVAALFLMALNATLGLVLVKIIGMPLGDAFMFVVLCASASYIAVPAAMKGSIPEANPSIYLTVALSIVFPINIIAGIPLYYYLVKTVLGV
- a CDS encoding helix-turn-helix domain-containing protein; the protein is MGHFHDKIRRLFSPFSRIAVPGPYLILLVSLFFGEGIFASPSLPGPDVIRLSSSSPVENISSKMEYRYRGYQYQHCKPETIALLHQLEWHHNSGNVLRVRRNSSGNWLRFKLANEGNDPLSRTLALLWLNVPDAELCSVDSKGKYEAGFAGYDSDPVWDDFISPLPHFNIRLEPKEERTFYLYVLSNEDINYPVRLLSEDDYMVIVRLRSVLFLAVGFVLTLAIGFNVFFYIRSKKLLFLSLLLHLTSVAATLYFLHGKEFASIAGNANNLFRHNYFLFLGITHFAFFLYMASWSKEGTGVIYRSPLFWLVCFTGVLYPLIPLYQFWYDHRILVLVLNYGFMLFYFGKTHVSSLRHNTLYEMFFISVWGIFLLLDLYKTIFHFDFYPYNRIAVYGVLYYLPALTVFVSLLSREILRRREEEVSSKKTHLSSLDVNDFVKKIGALLEKDKIYLTKSLKEENMAKELGITIHQLSELINTEFKTNFPSLINQYRVEEAKGLLKQFPNENTTEIGAKAGFSSRSAFYLEFKKITGTNPNSYRKENLKERTAN
- the ychF gene encoding redox-regulated ATPase YchF — its product is MSLNCGIVGLPNVGKSTIFNALTKAGAEMQNYPFCTIEPNKGIVEVPDTRLERLTELYQPQKTVPAIMEFVDIAGLVKGASQGEGLGNKFLSHIREVDAICHVVRAFEDDNITHVHGKINPVDDAQVVTMELVLADLDSAEKQYQKIARNAKGGNKEAQEAYNLLEKIIAVLKEGKPARLAEIKPEEQKLVKTFNLITAKPVLYVANITDKAAIAKENPLVDAIRKMAKEEGAEVVTLCGKFEEEISGLSREEQTEFLAEIGETRSGLDRMIQAAYKLLGLVTFFTAGEQEARAWTTGVGSTGPVAASVIHSDFEKAFIRAEVMKFEDLDRTGNPTKVKEEGKLRIEGKEYIVQDGDVIYFRINA